A segment of the Deltaproteobacteria bacterium genome:
CCAGTTATCAGAGTTGAGAAAATAAGTAAGGACTTTAGGGCAGTTTTAATCATTAGAGCCTCCTCAGGCATCAGTTTATGTTTATGACTGGCTTTCGAGGAGGAGCCGCGTGTTCTGACATGTCGAAGCAAAGAAAGAGGGAGGTGCGCGCGGGTACAAAGCAACCGCAATGAAGCGGAGGAACACGCAGGCGAATCACGATAGGAATATAGAGAAATTTATCGTTAACACGACTACCAAGCCAAGTGGGCATAGAATTGCTAAAACAAGATACGCTATTCTTGATCATGAGAATACGGACCTATTCGGACTCAATAGAAAAAGGTTTTACGACCACAGGTAGAGGTTTAGAACTCTTTTGGGCGCAGTTGATTCCGCGCCTTTTAGTTTAAGGAAGCCTGCGATTCGCTCCTCAAGCCAGTATCTCGGGGACCAGGGAACTCCGTGAACAAAGCCAACGTGACCGCCCGATTCACTTAGCTCGAGAGTCGTCGTGTCAGATAGCTCGTAGTGATTGGGAATGGACTGTGGAGCCATGAAGGTATCGTCAAGCGAGTGTACGATAAGCGTTGGGATTTCTATATTCTTAAGATGAGGGCGACAGCTGGAATCCCTATAATAACGATTAACATCGAATAATCCGCTTATCGGTAAGGTAACAAGTTTATCGAATTCGCGAAGAGTTTTGATTCGCTTTATCTGGTCTTTGGTCAAGGAAAATAAGGTCTTGTAGTCCAATTGGTCCATCTTCTTGTAAAGCCTAGACCGAATCCAACGAAGAATCGCTCCTTGGTAAAACCCTCCAAGGGATTCATTGAGTACCTCGATGGTGGTACCTATCTCAAATGGGACCGAGGCTGCAAACGCCTGTTTTAAAGGTGTATTAGAACCTTCCTCGCCCAAATATTTGAGGAGTTTGTTTGCGCCGATTGAAATCCCAATAGCATGAAGTGAGGTCCCGGGTTCTCGGCGATGTATCTCGTTTACAACGAATCGAATATCATCGGTGTCTCCCGCAAGGTAGCTACGATGGAGACGGTTGGGGCGGGTACCGCAACCTCTATGATGAGCGAATACCACCCGGTGTCCTCCGTTTGCCACATTGTTCAAAATTCCTCTGGCATAGGTTGATGTAAGGCAGTTTCCTTCGACACCCGATAAGAAAAGAGTGATGGGACCTTTTGTCCCGGCCCATGCCAGTTCAAGGGTGTCTCCATCAGGCAATTCTAAATATTCATAAGTGAATTCAATACGTACGGGTAGCCTAACCATCAAACCAAGGACAGTTTGAGCATGTCGGTTGCTAAGCCACCAGGGTGCTTTATATGAGCTTGTCGTTACGGGCATATTTACCTTTGGCGCATCTGATTATGGATTATATGTCCAAGAGTTTGTACGAAAATGTCCATAAAGCATAAGCGCCAAACTGGTTTAGTGATCGATGAGTCTTCGTTTGATAAGGCTTTTATCGTTAGCGCCCAATCGATGCATCAGGGATTCCATCCCTAAAAGTATGATTGTATAACCGAGCATTTTAATTGAATGCTTTGTACGTCGTCCTAATCTGGCAATAGCTGTGTTCCCCAACATAATTTTCGCCTTTGTGTGTGTGCAACGCCCATCATAAGAGCAGCAAGTGCCGTGCCATCGTGCTGTGTATTTGTTGGAAGTATGGCGCTATTTCGATGTGCCAAAAAACTCTGTGGTATCGGTCAACTAGAACCGGTGAATCAGAAAGGAGCAGAGCCAGAGCGATTGTTTTGTACGCCGGCTCAGTTTGAGAAGATTTTGAGGTAACAGAATTAGAATTCAATTATCGGTATTGTTACCCATCGGCTACTCGTTCGAAAATCTTTATCAGCTGTTACGTAAAAAGTCTGCGATACGATAAAGCGGCTGTTTAAGAATTTCTCGTACTTGCGCCGGGACCCCTACATCATCCATCGCTTTGTAAAAGCAATAGAGCCACTCCTCCCGTTGCTTTACCCCAATTACATATTGAGCATGGGGCCTGGTAATGCACACAGTTTTGTATTTGTACTTGTAGAGAGAAGGGCCGCCGAGCCATCCTGAGAGATACTCGTATAATTTCTCGGCCACCACCGTTGTGTCAGCTTGATGCATCTGTCTAATTGATTCGGCTTCTTCACATTCAGCCATGTTTACGTAAAACTGATTCACCAATGTTCTTAAACCCTCGGCACCGCCCAGTAAATCATAGGGCGTATTATTGGATTCAATCATTTTGGTCTCCTTAAGGTTGAATGAGGGAGAATCCTCAAATGACCAAGTGAAATTGGGTTAGCTTCATTAAACCAAGGAAACGTTACCGAATACTTGGTCCTCGACTTTGAGTGCCTCAGGGTCTCGAGTTGTTTCGGATTGTGTGAACGAACACTCTTGATGGTCGGACCTTGTCATAGAGCAATACCCGTTAAAAAGACGGTCTAAGCTAAGCATAAGCTGCTCATTTGATATCGGTAAATAAAACCCATTTCGTTCTGCAAGTGTTGTTACTTTCCTTACAACCGAACCTCCAAAGTCGAAGGCATCGATTCCGAGTTCCGCGAAATCCTCTTCTAGGTATGGGATAAGCGCAATCGACGGAAGAACCATCGATAACCTTTTAAGCTTTCGAATCGGGCTGTGTTTTTGCCAATAGGTTAGCGGAAACTCCCTTAGGTAATTTCCAGGTAATGCTGTATGGCGTGATTCGTCTAGGTGAAAGTTTCTTAAAATTTCCAGGCCTGGAAATGAGGCCATGACACCAAAGACGCTCAATGCAATGCCCTCGATTAAAACATTCATTCCAAAGAATTTTTCTAAACCTTCTGCTTTATAGACTTTCTCCAGCAGAATGTATTCCCAGATTGATAAACGAGGAATGGGCGTATCAAATGCACGGAGGAGTTCACGAAGTACGACAAAGTGTTTTGCCTCCTCTAGAACTTGCATTGTGAGAGCTGCTCGCGCCCCGGTGCTCTTTACATGGCTTAGAAGTTCTGCCGAAACCAGCCAGGCATATGCTTCGCCATGACCGATTGCCGAAAGAATGGACACGATAGCCTGTTTTTCTTTTGGGGTGTACTGGCTATCAAGAAATTTTTTATATTCCGTCAAGGAGATGCGCTCAATTTGAGTCTTCTCTGAGTCGTTCATTGCCGAGACGGCATGCTGTTGTAGTAAACGTTCTTGCGGTGTGCAGTCTTTAAAGTCCAGAAACGGCGTGATGTTCTCAGCCTTCCAGAGCAATCTCAAACTTTTGTCATAGTGCCGTTTCCGCATGCGGTCTTGCGCTCCGCCTATAAACTCATAGTTGATATCGTCATATTTTGCCTTACGACCTTCTAGTCCAATGTTTTCGATTGCGTTATGATACGAGCGAACGAATCGATTAGAGGCCTCTTCAATGACGCGATTGGCTTTGGCGGCTCTTGCGTTGACTTTCCTTTTATCGAATCCCATTTTCATGCTTTCGTTAATTGTCGGTTCGGATGGGCTTAGATTAAATGGTTTTCTAAGAAATATATAGATTCTTATTTTGTTACAATTGGGCCGTTACCCAATGGTTACGAGTGTCTTTTGAGTGATTTTTTGGTTGTTACGAAAGGGGAAGTTTGCGGGTTGTTGCCGCTACCCAATGGTAGCGCTATTTTTTCTGTAATTTAGGATTTCAATTTATTTAGGTTCGTTACCGTTGCTGATTGATGGTTCAAAATCGGAATATTTTTCGTTTTTGGTATTAGAAACAGTGTTCCGTTCTTGATGCGTAAAATTGTCGGGATTAAGTGAGGGATTTGTCCATTCGAGTCTGGCGTTCTGTGTTGGGGGCAGGGTTGGTGTTGATTGGCACTTAAATTGCTTCTTGTTCAGGTAATGGGGGCGGCATTCAATATGTGGCAAGTGCAATTGATTTTGCTAGCAACAGGTGGTGTCGTCCCTGCATCTGGCTGAACAGGGATAAAAGCCTGGTTAGAGGAAACTGTTTAGTGATGAGTCTGTTGGTCGATCGGTCGGTGGCTTAAAGACGGGCTTTGCTTCCTTTTTCGAATTTACTTAAAAATTTTGTTTAATAATCTGAATTGGACAATTCTTAAAATGAATCTTCATTTTTCTAAAGAGCTACGTGATTCTCTTTTTAAGCTGGATCCACGGTCGATGCTCGCATTTCGAACACTTTTTTCGGTAGCACTTTTGGTGGATCTTATTCACCGCTTTGTTAATACGAAATACTTCTTTACGGAGTCTGGGGTTTTCCCGAAGGCTATCTGGGAGAAAATCTACGGGTACAAGCCTTATTATTGGAGCTTCCATTTTAACGACGTTGATTGGGTTATATGGACGGTTGTTGGCGCTCAGGTCGTGTTGGCGGTTTGTGTTGTAATTGGTTATCGGCTTAGGACGACCCTATTAATTTCTTGGATATTTCTTCTGAGCATGAATCTGAGTAATCCGCTGCTGACTTATGGTGGGGATAAACTTTCCCCCGGTTTGCTCCTTATTGCTGGGCTTC
Coding sequences within it:
- a CDS encoding hydrolase; translation: MPVTTSSYKAPWWLSNRHAQTVLGLMVRLPVRIEFTYEYLELPDGDTLELAWAGTKGPITLFLSGVEGNCLTSTYARGILNNVANGGHRVVFAHHRGCGTRPNRLHRSYLAGDTDDIRFVVNEIHRREPGTSLHAIGISIGANKLLKYLGEEGSNTPLKQAFAASVPFEIGTTIEVLNESLGGFYQGAILRWIRSRLYKKMDQLDYKTLFSLTKDQIKRIKTLREFDKLVTLPISGLFDVNRYYRDSSCRPHLKNIEIPTLIVHSLDDTFMAPQSIPNHYELSDTTTLELSESGGHVGFVHGVPWSPRYWLEERIAGFLKLKGAESTAPKRVLNLYLWS
- a CDS encoding group II truncated hemoglobin gives rise to the protein MESNNTPYDLLGGAEGLRTLVNQFYVNMAECEEAESIRQMHQADTTVVAEKLYEYLSGWLGGPSLYKYKYKTVCITRPHAQYVIGVKQREEWLYCFYKAMDDVGVPAQVREILKQPLYRIADFLRNS